One window of Ziziphus jujuba cultivar Dongzao chromosome 5, ASM3175591v1 genomic DNA carries:
- the LOC132803894 gene encoding uncharacterized protein LOC132803894 has translation MAPKRNLRRQPKKGVKKVESKRRGGSTAAVPDSKRQRTTRKKSKSETESTKLRGHVPLSSPPSDMPIDAPKERMLQDADINKGRAHSFGNPIGVNKVITSVLTSEQLEKYRQTCFGHLLDMKNLRFSGQLVHHLLCRQVESNNPEVLEFNFGGSAVRFTKWEFALISGLKFCRYPSMYDLQISKGNELRTRLLDDRSDLKPPELERLFKDTLFVDDWDAVRIALLYFLVHGVLGMDPKVQIKKNSLIWLLISTYLIPTLGAF, from the exons atggcaccaaagaggaacttgcgacgtcaaccgaagaagggagttaagaaggtggaaagtaagagacgcggtggtagcacagcagcagtacccgactctaagcgtcaacgtactactaggaagaaatccaaatctgagacggaaagcaccaaacttcgagggcacgttccactttcctctcccccatctgatatg cccatcgatgctccaaaggaacggatgttgcaggatgccgatataaataaaggtagggcacattcattcgggaatccaataggggtgaacaaagtaattacaagtgtcctcacaagtgagcagctcgaaaagtatagacaaacatgttttggacacttacttgacatgaagaacctccggttctctggtcagttagtgcatcacctgctttgcagacaagttgagtccaacaatccagaagtactggagtttaacttcggcggatctgcagtgcggtttacgaagtgggaattcgcactcattagtgggttaaagttttgtaggtacccttcgatgtatgatttgcaaatttccaaaggaaatgagctgcgcacgaggttgctagatgacaggagtgacttgaaaccgcctgaactggaacgactattcaaggatacactttttgtggatgattgggatgctgttagaattgcgttactatatttcttagttcatggtgtactcggaatggatccgaaggttcaaataaaaaaaaattcattgatttggttgctgatctcgacg